ATATATTTCTCGAGAAACATAATATTCACCTTACCGACGAAGAAAAAAGAGAAAAAATACATGGAAAACCCAATGCCGGAGCAGGAAAGATCTATATTGTAGATTCCAGCAATGATGATTATTCGTGCTATTCACACGAAATCATCACTCACTTCGACCAGGTTGACAGAGAAATATTCATATCTCCATGATGGTGAAGAGTTTTCACGAGAACGAGCGGGACAGCGCAAATAATCAGTGGCATGAGCTCCCACATGCCTGCCGTTGGCAGGAATGCCCGGCCCGATACCACTCATCACCTGTTTTCCCTTAGCCTTCATCACTCGAATAAGCTTTTAAACATCACCAGATTTGATGATGTCTGGATGGCCAGACCCTGTATCCAGAATCTGCAGAACCTCTCTCTTGACTTTATGGAACATCTCTCGAAGCCTGTCATAATATTTCAGTGGTATGACAAAAGGCTCTTTATTCTGTGAATGGGTATATCGGGTAGTGATGCGGACGATGTCGTCGGCTGCCTGGCAGGAGATTATGTTCCCTATATGCTCATATCCCCTCAGCAAAAGGCTTTGTTTCTGGCAGAGCCGGGTGTTCGCCTGGTAATCCCTGCATATCTGGGGACGTCCTTCATAGATCCCGCAGACTGATTCTGTCTGGCTTTTCGCCTTGAGAAAAACACATTCCCCTTCATGACCTTCTTTCTCAAGCCTCCTGAGGAGCCCGTCTCTCCGATTCCAGGAGCGCGAGCCCGGCACAAGGTGCTTTTCCCATACCTCTTTCTCGGAGATTTTCAGATAATCGGCCAGTCTTTCAATATCGGCGGCCGTTGCCTCCAGGTCATATGATCCGCAGCAGACACCGCACATGAAACAATATGGATCGGTGTGTCCCAGCACATCAACCAGGCCGGGCTCTCCGGAAGCCACCAGAGCCTCAAGGAACTCGCGCACTAAATCCAGGAGCCTGCCATGCTGCTGATAATCCAGGGTTGTGGCGAGAGGCTTATCCTGTGACTTTATCTTAACTGACAGGGCCGTCGGCTGAAAGCATATGTCAACAGGCACTTCTTCACGGCAGCTGCCTGCTTTCTCGATGGCTGCCTCAGTGCCTTTCCCATCGGCACTGCCAAATAGCTCGTTAAGATGCCTGACCTTGGACCAGAGCTGTTCAAGGTCCTCAGGATCCTTTTCATGCAGCAGAGTGAGAGTATCAAGATCCTCAATAATCTCTTTTACTGCCGAGAATCTGGGCAAAAGTACCTCCGGAGACACACCGGCCTTATGATTATTTAACAGCCAGTCAAGAAGCCGGTGGGCATCACCGGACATTTGATCAAGCTGGCTTTGCTTCATTCCCAGGCAGGGGTAAGCCACCTCATGCAATTTTCTCAGGGCATCCTGCAGTTCGGGAGTTCTTTGCTCAATAAGGTAATAACTGCCAGAGGTGAGGTGGCAGGTAAGGGCCTGGGGCTCAATTTCAAGCCTTTCCACATGGGTAAGCAGTTTCCCCGGATCTTTTTTACCGCACTCCGGCTCAGGCATTATTTCTCTGCAGAACGAAGGCCTTGCCTGGTATATGGCGCATTTAAAAATGCCCGAAGAGCCCTGTTCCAGGAAGACGCACTTTTCATCCTTCAGGGCCAGTGCTCCATCGTGCTCATTCCATGTTGCGGCAGGCATCAGGTAGCTCTCCCTGAAAACGGTTTCTGAAATGTCCAGGTGATGGCTGACAGTCACTATTTCCAGGGCATTTAAAAGCACCGTCCTGTTGATACAACACTGACCGCAGCAGCCGCAGACCTGGGAAAAGATTTCCTTTTCGTACCCGGCCAATAATACCTCCATCAAAGCCATCGCTGCAGCGCGGACATCCTGGTGCTCAACGTAGGTTATCTTCGATTCTTCGCCGTCGAGGTAACCTGTTGCCGTGAGATATTCCGAATAAAGCTTGTAACTGATACTTTCCTTCTGGCTCAAATGCTTTGACCTCCCTGTCATGATTCCCCGATATAGGGCAGCTGGAAAGCCTGGCGGCACTTACCGGTGATGCATGGCGCAGGAGCCTGAAGTGCTATCATGCTCAGGGTCAAATGGAGTGCCATCAGTAATGCTCCTGCGTGGAGAGTATGCCCTGTGGGTTCAACAATTATATCAGCAGGGAAATCGGCAGTCAAGGCTAAATAGCGGAGCCCTGCAGCAGGGATGATTTTCTTCTTCTCGCCGGGAGGCCATGGAATAGAGGATTCCTCAGAGATATATCGTAATAGTAGCATATACACCACGAGAAATGAAAGAATCACAGCACCAGTTCCTATAGCGTATATGGTGCTTTTTCGATTTTGAGGATGAGGAGGATTTATGAGGAAACCAATATGTTTATTCCTTGTTGCCGTGTTCTTTCTCCTGATATATGGTCCTGTCATGGCCAGTGATAAATCAGATTTATATGATGCCATAATTAATTGCAATAAGGCAAAATTTCAGGAATTGATTGCTAAACCGGATCTTGTCAATGCCCTTCTAAGAGGGAAGTCATCGAATGGAAAGCGGACAATAGTGGCAACACCTCTCTATTTTGCCGTGAGGTCGGACAGGCCGGAGTTCGTAAGAATTCTGTTGGCAAGTGGAGCTGATGTAAGCATAAAAGCGGATAATGGATTGGTACCTCTCCATTGTGCAAAAAGTAAAGAAGTTGCAGAATTGCTTATCTCCAAAGGTACTGATATCAATGCCAGAGATAAGGAGGGCTGGACGCTCCTGCACTATGCGGCAGATTCGGGCTGTAAAGAGGTGGCCGAGTTTCTTATTTCCAAAGGCGTTGATGTCAATGAAAGGGATGACCAGGGCGTGTCACCATTGTTTTATGCTGTGGGGAGTGATCGCCGCGAGGTGGCAGAATTACTTATCTCCAAGGGAGCCGATACAGGCGCCAGAGATAAAAAGGGTGTGACGCCTTTTCATTGCGCGGCGAAGAAGGAAATGGCCGAGCTGCTTATTTCTAAAGGTGTTGATATCAAAGTCAAAACAGACGATGGCTGGAAC
This genomic interval from Candidatus Eremiobacterota bacterium contains the following:
- a CDS encoding YkgJ family cysteine cluster protein → MSQKESISYKLYSEYLTATGYLDGEESKITYVEHQDVRAAAMALMEVLLAGYEKEIFSQVCGCCGQCCINRTVLLNALEIVTVSHHLDISETVFRESYLMPAATWNEHDGALALKDEKCVFLEQGSSGIFKCAIYQARPSFCREIMPEPECGKKDPGKLLTHVERLEIEPQALTCHLTSGSYYLIEQRTPELQDALRKLHEVAYPCLGMKQSQLDQMSGDAHRLLDWLLNNHKAGVSPEVLLPRFSAVKEIIEDLDTLTLLHEKDPEDLEQLWSKVRHLNELFGSADGKGTEAAIEKAGSCREEVPVDICFQPTALSVKIKSQDKPLATTLDYQQHGRLLDLVREFLEALVASGEPGLVDVLGHTDPYCFMCGVCCGSYDLEATAADIERLADYLKISEKEVWEKHLVPGSRSWNRRDGLLRRLEKEGHEGECVFLKAKSQTESVCGIYEGRPQICRDYQANTRLCQKQSLLLRGYEHIGNIISCQAADDIVRITTRYTHSQNKEPFVIPLKYYDRLREMFHKVKREVLQILDTGSGHPDIIKSGDV